Proteins encoded by one window of Paenibacillus sp. DCT19:
- a CDS encoding glycoside hydrolase family 2 protein, giving the protein MQSFDPNAIRQTYNLNGAWQFCLAADSSSLVAPSSDDPAWGEIQVPGSWEEQGYGEEPSYQRVDTWTKVREYEGAAWYTRNFEIASTDTDCAYILRLKGVRWTTDLWVNGQYVGERDSLVNVQEWDITPWVREGSLNELKLRVDNTMKYPLAGSHIHSLHTATAWGGITGGATLECIPMNRINQLSLFPDASQETLTVKGTISVASHFTASALRLHIDIEHPDGTWLDCHSFKVELQDHQDEVRQGARESEGQRIVEIQPLQVNLAQKQGLALWSDESPSLYQAKIRLYDGDLQLDQHHRTFGVRSFQANGQKLMLNDIPIFLRGYVDCCIFPLTGYPVWDKQHYVRQFQIAKSYGFNHVRLHGWSAPQPFWEAADEEGMLVQAELPHWSRLFEDREQPAPAEVLTYLTHELEGLLSSLHDHPSFVLFSMGNELIGSNGHPELNELVRKAQALDPSRLYTDNTGFGQLPAQGREGDFYIQSLNWHPPLESELSAVPDTTLDYQAVTRLADRPVIGHEHAQYTMYVRPQEREKYTGVLRPSWLPPVEESLTRKGMAAELEPYQQASGAHLVRSLKEAMERVRRTPNAAGIQLLDIRDFPGQGHATTGILDVFWDSKGIAEPADFQQFNENTVLLLSCRERTFYAGEAIQVEARVSHYGQQPLQNASVHWKLVSNQVVLEEGHWHYGEVDRGVVWPLGHLSIHAPSEHVAAFKIEAEIRSTDDEVIATNVWHGWSFPHHRIHEQTHRIWNSVTELQPHLLGAHQGHVDNLDGNTLRRGSQFQLVMAKSLTPNVLDYLVNGGHVWIQTPPEGLYDPVETKYLPVFWNYLMFATQPGATMGLNLKEQTALLGRFPYGHASDWQWYHLVNGTPAICLDTLQGVSPLIEVIDHFHRAKRLTYAFEARVGQGKLLVSSLPFTELSLMKRPEVAYLFQEVVSYLLSDQFEPESAISVGELLGILKLQTIRFAL; this is encoded by the coding sequence ATGCAATCATTCGATCCTAATGCTATTCGTCAAACATATAACCTGAACGGAGCTTGGCAATTCTGCCTTGCTGCTGATTCTTCAAGTCTAGTTGCACCATCCTCTGATGATCCTGCATGGGGGGAGATTCAAGTCCCCGGTTCGTGGGAAGAACAGGGATACGGCGAAGAGCCAAGCTATCAACGTGTGGATACGTGGACTAAGGTACGTGAGTACGAAGGAGCTGCCTGGTACACGAGGAATTTTGAGATCGCTTCCACGGATACAGATTGTGCCTATATATTGAGACTAAAGGGAGTGCGCTGGACAACGGATCTCTGGGTCAATGGTCAATATGTCGGTGAGCGGGACAGTTTGGTTAATGTACAAGAATGGGATATTACGCCTTGGGTTCGAGAAGGATCATTAAACGAATTGAAGCTGCGTGTGGATAACACGATGAAGTATCCTCTAGCGGGTAGTCATATCCACTCCCTGCACACAGCTACTGCTTGGGGTGGGATTACAGGTGGAGCAACATTAGAGTGCATACCAATGAACCGTATTAACCAGCTGAGCCTATTTCCTGATGCCAGTCAGGAGACCTTAACGGTTAAAGGAACGATAAGTGTTGCTTCACATTTTACGGCATCAGCACTGCGGTTACATATTGATATTGAGCATCCTGATGGAACTTGGCTCGATTGTCACAGCTTTAAGGTGGAGTTACAAGATCATCAGGACGAAGTTAGACAAGGAGCAAGAGAGTCAGAAGGGCAACGGATCGTAGAGATACAACCACTGCAGGTGAACCTTGCACAGAAACAAGGTCTTGCTTTATGGTCGGATGAGTCACCTTCACTTTATCAAGCTAAGATTCGTTTATATGACGGGGACTTGCAGCTTGATCAGCACCATCGAACATTTGGGGTTCGCTCTTTCCAGGCTAATGGACAGAAGCTTATGCTGAATGACATTCCGATTTTTCTGCGTGGTTACGTAGATTGCTGTATTTTCCCACTCACAGGTTATCCAGTCTGGGACAAGCAGCACTATGTCCGGCAATTTCAGATTGCCAAGTCTTACGGGTTCAACCATGTACGTCTGCATGGCTGGAGCGCACCGCAACCTTTCTGGGAAGCAGCAGATGAAGAGGGAATGTTGGTGCAAGCTGAGCTTCCGCATTGGTCAAGATTATTCGAAGATCGAGAACAGCCTGCGCCAGCAGAAGTGTTGACCTATCTAACCCACGAGCTTGAAGGTCTGTTATCGTCGCTGCACGATCATCCTTCGTTTGTACTCTTCTCAATGGGAAATGAGTTGATTGGATCTAACGGTCATCCGGAATTAAATGAACTGGTGAGAAAGGCACAAGCGCTTGACCCGTCTCGCCTGTATACAGATAACACAGGATTCGGTCAGCTCCCAGCTCAAGGTCGGGAAGGGGACTTCTATATCCAATCCTTGAACTGGCATCCTCCACTGGAATCGGAATTGTCTGCCGTGCCGGATACAACACTTGATTATCAAGCTGTGACCCGGCTGGCAGATCGTCCGGTGATTGGTCATGAACATGCACAATACACCATGTATGTGCGCCCACAGGAACGTGAGAAATATACAGGTGTTCTCCGTCCTAGCTGGTTACCACCGGTTGAAGAGTCATTAACTCGTAAAGGCATGGCAGCGGAGCTGGAGCCCTACCAGCAAGCGAGCGGTGCACATCTGGTGCGATCACTAAAAGAAGCGATGGAGCGCGTGCGCCGTACCCCGAATGCAGCGGGTATACAGCTGCTGGATATCCGTGACTTCCCTGGACAGGGGCATGCCACGACAGGTATTCTGGATGTGTTCTGGGATAGCAAAGGGATTGCAGAGCCGGCAGACTTTCAACAATTTAACGAGAATACAGTCTTACTTCTAAGCTGTAGAGAGCGAACGTTTTATGCTGGGGAAGCGATACAAGTCGAAGCACGTGTGTCCCATTATGGACAGCAGCCTCTTCAGAACGCATCCGTTCATTGGAAGCTGGTAAGCAATCAAGTCGTTTTAGAAGAAGGACATTGGCACTATGGAGAAGTAGATCGAGGCGTCGTATGGCCTCTTGGACACCTATCGATACATGCACCTTCTGAACATGTGGCAGCCTTTAAGATCGAAGCAGAGATTCGATCAACGGATGACGAGGTCATTGCGACGAACGTATGGCACGGCTGGTCATTTCCACATCACCGGATCCATGAGCAAACTCACCGAATCTGGAATAGTGTGACCGAGCTTCAGCCACATCTTCTAGGCGCACATCAGGGTCACGTGGACAATTTAGATGGAAATACGCTACGAAGAGGCTCACAATTCCAGCTCGTCATGGCTAAGTCTCTTACACCAAACGTACTGGATTATCTAGTGAATGGGGGGCATGTGTGGATTCAGACTCCACCAGAAGGGTTATATGATCCGGTAGAGACGAAGTATTTGCCTGTGTTCTGGAATTATCTAATGTTTGCTACTCAACCAGGGGCAACGATGGGGTTAAACTTGAAGGAGCAGACCGCGCTGTTAGGGCGTTTCCCTTACGGTCATGCTTCGGATTGGCAATGGTATCATCTCGTTAACGGTACACCTGCGATCTGTTTGGATACGCTTCAGGGAGTAAGCCCATTGATTGAGGTTATCGATCACTTCCACAGAGCGAAACGTCTCACCTATGCCTTTGAAGCGAGGGTTGGACAGGGGAAATTACTGGTGTCTTCTCTACCATTCACTGAACTGTCTCTGATGAAACGCCCTGAGGTCGCATATTTGTTCCAAGAAGTCGTATCATACCTGCTGAGTGATCAATTCGAACCAGAATCTGCTATTTCCGTGGGTGAGCTGTTGGGCATATTGAAGTTACAAACGATACGTTTTGCACTCTAA
- a CDS encoding AraC family transcriptional regulator, whose protein sequence is MIEFIRRNPGENLKLEVLSEVFNYNSSYLGKLFKNHTGESFNAFLDKVRMEKAKELLNEGLKVHQVAARVGYANVDYFHGKFRKYVGESPSAYKQAREHAKLQSKEKPGETTSE, encoded by the coding sequence ATGATTGAGTTTATTAGACGCAACCCCGGCGAGAATTTGAAGCTAGAAGTACTCTCTGAGGTATTCAACTACAATAGTAGTTATCTGGGGAAATTGTTCAAAAATCATACAGGTGAGTCGTTTAACGCTTTCCTGGATAAAGTGCGGATGGAGAAGGCGAAGGAATTGCTGAACGAGGGATTAAAGGTACATCAGGTTGCCGCAAGAGTAGGGTATGCCAATGTGGATTACTTCCACGGAAAGTTCAGAAAATATGTAGGTGAATCTCCTTCAGCATATAAACAGGCCAGAGAACATGCTAAATTACAATCCAAAGAGAAGCCTGGAGAGACTACAAGCGAGTAG
- a CDS encoding response regulator gives MYRVFLVDDEPSIREGLTTIINWEEYGFQVIGTAASGREAIERFDELRPDLTIIDIRMPGMTGLDVIEEVRQQHGNAHFLILSGYADFDYAKKAISFGVDGYLLKPVDEEEIISELQRISVVLKRERETHARHAGEDTAYREHQIEALLFDNQEGTGTIEEDTLGLKWPQYQIILLEIHASPDLQRGSALKRKLVEAFDQQQRGIVFSFHSGLGLLYKEAVISIGGARDLHNELSSLLEEWNIYMYVAAGQPVSSTVEIAKSYRQANAMLADRFLFSEERMMLWNDQVIGEKHINSIEGSESDGFEPDEAELADKLYYALDIRSHESVMRVLAEMQDRIVPYHRTEQAIKTAFSQIFSLAINKLAAANQQMQSILQEHSILITEVYHQHTLRDLQVMAAEHLNRLTQRMGGAVRIRC, from the coding sequence ATGTATAGAGTGTTTTTGGTAGATGATGAACCCAGTATTCGAGAGGGATTAACGACAATTATTAACTGGGAAGAATACGGATTTCAAGTGATCGGAACCGCAGCAAGCGGTCGTGAAGCGATAGAACGTTTTGACGAGCTGAGGCCAGATCTGACGATTATTGATATCCGGATGCCTGGCATGACGGGATTAGATGTCATTGAAGAAGTTCGCCAGCAGCATGGAAATGCACATTTTCTCATCTTGAGCGGGTATGCGGATTTTGATTATGCCAAAAAAGCGATCAGCTTCGGTGTAGATGGTTATCTGCTTAAACCGGTAGATGAGGAAGAAATCATTAGCGAGCTTCAACGTATATCTGTCGTATTGAAACGGGAGCGTGAAACACATGCGCGACATGCGGGTGAGGATACAGCATACCGTGAGCATCAGATTGAAGCGCTGCTTTTTGATAATCAGGAAGGTACTGGCACTATTGAAGAAGATACACTCGGGCTGAAGTGGCCTCAATATCAGATTATTTTGTTGGAGATTCATGCTTCACCTGATTTGCAACGAGGGAGTGCTCTTAAGCGCAAACTGGTTGAAGCCTTTGACCAGCAACAGCGGGGTATCGTATTTTCGTTCCATTCGGGGTTAGGGCTGTTGTACAAAGAAGCGGTTATTTCTATTGGCGGAGCCCGTGATCTTCATAATGAACTGAGTAGTCTATTAGAGGAATGGAATATTTACATGTATGTGGCGGCAGGTCAACCTGTTTCATCTACAGTAGAGATTGCTAAGTCCTACCGTCAGGCCAACGCTATGTTGGCTGATCGGTTCTTGTTCTCCGAAGAACGAATGATGCTCTGGAATGATCAGGTCATTGGTGAGAAACACATCAATTCAATCGAGGGTTCCGAATCAGACGGTTTTGAACCAGATGAAGCTGAACTTGCGGACAAACTGTATTATGCACTCGATATTCGAAGTCATGAATCGGTGATGAGGGTTCTGGCCGAAATGCAGGATCGGATCGTGCCGTATCATCGGACAGAACAAGCAATCAAGACCGCGTTCTCCCAAATATTCTCTTTGGCGATCAATAAGCTTGCTGCTGCCAATCAACAGATGCAGTCTATTCTGCAGGAGCATTCAATATTAATTACTGAGGTGTATCATCAGCATACACTAAGGGATCTGCAAGTGATGGCTGCTGAGCATTTGAACCGGCTTACTCAGCGTATGGGTGGGGCAGTACGGATACGGTGTTGA